The Danio aesculapii chromosome 7, fDanAes4.1, whole genome shotgun sequence DNA window agccactttattaaactgcagagttgaattgtcaacatcaaaagtcgacagagcagagatcaagatcccataatgcaattcacaaactTAATATAAATGGCAAATCAGGAAAATATGGAGCCTGTTATTTTTCACACTGTATTTCTATATAAGACACAGGCTACAACATTATATTTTACCTATAAAACTACTGGATGTGTTAGTCTTAGCTTTGGTGGAATactttgtgttattattttagaAGTTGGGAAGTAGATGTGTTTGactatttttttcaacaaatggAAAAgtttgagaattaaaaaaaaaacaagttttcagcaaaaataacaaacaaaaatcattttaaaaagtgcatttgaGGTAATAATTAgcagattaaagggatagttcacccaaaaatgaaaattgttattatttactttttacttgttttaaacctatttgagtttctttattctgctaaacacaaaataagatatcttgaagaatgctgaaaacctgtaacctttgatttccatagtatttgtttatcttactataaaagtcaatggttacagcacttaagcattcttcaaaatatcttcttttgtgttcagtagattaaaaaaagtcataagggtttggaaccacttgaggtagAGTAGTGGGTTTGTAATTCTGAAGTTAAATAAAGGGTGACAATCTGACCCAACGGCTCTGAGAAGATGGTTGACATCCATCACTAATACTGATAGGGAAAGTTgagagtttaaaaaaagatttctaaATTTCAAGTCTgggattttttttcttgaaaactgtttaaaaaatgtcTAATTGTGCATAGTTTTGATCTAGTGTTGAGTGGTGAACATGCATGTAATCTGCAGCCCATATACAGATAGTGTGAAACTGACATGCACAATTCATAATTTAACATCGTCTAAGATCTCAAAGAATAAAAGCAGATGCTGAAAGACTCAAAGTGACCATCGGTTTATcttggaagtcaatgattagcCCTTTGTGTCAGTTTACATTTGGAAGCAGTGAGGAAGCATGTAAACGGGGCAATATAATGCTGTTTAAATAAAGAGATAAGCTAATATTTTAAAGTGGTGTGCATTGCGTCAGCTTATCTTTGATGAGAGATGCTCGTATTAGATGTGATCATTCTGCGTTTTAATAAAGACCTGTAAAACGCCcaaatttaataagtaaataaataatcattctgTCCACTGAACTCCCATCGTCAAGGTCCAGCACAAAATAAATGGCATCAAATTCGTCAGTGCCTTGCTTTTGTTACTGTACGTGTTCACTCAGATAATTCTCTCATTCGTATACTTTCATACAGACACACATTTATATCGACACAAAGCTCCCGATGTCAGTTCATTTAGAGCAGCATAAAAACGTACCACAATGTTGATCTTCTTTTCatccattttttcttttttttttttttaacacccaTTTGGAAACAAACTTGCAAAATAATTTAGCCTTAGTTACAGTTACATTTACAGCGTTCTCCTTCGTCCACAAAGATTTAAAGGCCTGTTCGCACAAAAGGATGAAAACTATAGTGCTAGTTTACATATAGAAATTATTCTGAAttctgaacaaaataaataataaaataaaattgcagtCCACAGCAAGACTTGAAAATAAATTTTCCCAGCTTAtgaacgataaaaaaaaaaacacagtaacagCCAAGAATTAGAGGTGCACTGAAATAAAAATTCAGTGCCGAAACTGAAAATTCTGAATGCGCTTGGTCAAAAATCAAaaccaaaaatgctttgtaataattatttatttatttattttataaatagtaTAAAGTAATTTGGTAAGACTTTTTGATTTTAACCTAATAACGTAAAGAttatacagatttaaaaaaacacaagccaataaaattattttattaagcgTATAATTTTATTGCCAGTGtataaaggttattgcacactgaatccaaaatttTCGTCCGTAATTTCCGCAcgttagaaaataaataaacctcaTGTTGTGTGAATTGCATTGACACACTTCCTCCGTAACTTTTGTCCATTATATAAATACTCAAGCCGGAATTaggttttttttctgctttttgcattcaaaaaagcattttgagaggtgttttgacagttcagagccactgtacaagtgaaaagctaaatacagaatgctgtcatttgagctacagataactttatgacaaacacagtgcataaaataaagataaaatgtgGCGGACAGTTGAGAAGCCCTACATGCTGGGTTCAGTGACTGCTgctgcttggtgtgtgtgtgtgtgtccatatattTGCTgtactgcccatagacattataaaaGAAAGCGTGGTACGCTTTCGGTCTGTTGCTTCAACACGTCAACGTGGCtaccatctattataatgtctatggtaCTGCCAgactctgttcaggatttgtctATGtatgtgaagtatcacaagcaatgtatcaaagtTCCACtcatttcctgaaataaactttgcattggatgaacacaatatgctgcagcctattcctctttctttttctactttggagaagagagagaACAGTATCACTGCTTCAATTGACTCCGAAATGTTATTCGTTTTTTCGTAATGGATTAATGAATACGCATTGGACTCGGTGTGCAAGGTTCGTTTACGTGACAAATTGTTTGCATTCGAATATGAAAGAAACGCATATGAGAATTTCGGagttcagtgtgcaaagacctttctTAAATTTGCAATGGCAGCACAATAGGGTagatgccgagctagtgtttttcccaaactgataaacttccggtgacccgtgagttttttttccattttatacggttccttttacagcatcgatattgtaatgttattcatatataatcagttaaatagactttggcatttaattagttgctcaagcgtaaaacgagacaaataGCTGTTTACTCGCACTCGCCCGTCAAAATCAGcaagctagcgcagaagctccattgaatatactggggtaaaataaatggtcatattataaagacatgtcagccagtggagattgctgatttttaaagaaaacagacctcaAATGTGCCgaatttaatgattaatcgtggaaacaattaacccaggttactggcaaaataaaagtcctattagcatgcttcggcatataccctacaGAGTATGGCTGCAGGAACAAGCACACTACATAGATAATAATGACCTGTCGGTGCGTTTTTTGAGCGGACTGCTTTTTTAGTGAACATAAATATTTGTGTACAtgataaatatatacatgtacatgAGCTGAAAACCCACAGAGTGgaatattaagctgctttgaactTTGACCACAGCATGCAAGCAAGCAAATCGATGGTGTGCTCTGCTGCCTTGCAATTTTTCAGCTCAAACTTTCAACTGTTTTTCTCTTTCAACTGAAAGGCAGCCAAAAGTTCAGTGCATCTCTAATCAGAAATCatcctgcattaaaaaaaagggCATTTAAAGGAGACGACAAAACTTCAGTGCTTCTAATAAACAACATTATCGTGCGTTGGTGTGGATGTTGATATAGTTAACAATCTAGGTGCGAACAGGCCTCAATTCTGAGGCTTTCTTCACCAAACACGGCAATGCAAAAAAATGGAAGAAAACCTGTGGTCAATGAAATTCAGCGAACACAGCGATGCTTAATTACAGGCTTGGTCCCAAACGCTCCTCCTTACCAAAACGATGGAGTCCGACTGGCCTTGATTTTGGTTGTAGGCACTATAGCGCAAAGACGGGCCAGCGAGACGTGGATCCCAAAGCCGTTCAATCTCTTTGTTCGTTTTGCGAACCTCCGCTCCATCCGATTGGATGTTCGCGGCACAGGTGAGACCCCTGAGACAGGTAGAGGGGAGAAGATTACAGGAGCGCTTTTAGGACACTGTCTTCTTCCCTCCTAACTCTCCGTCCTTGCGCTCTATCCTCATGTAGGGCTCGAACGCTGACGTCCCGCAGCCGTATCCCGATGGCAGTTCGTGATGGGCGCCGCTCAGGAGAGGCATGGTAAAGCAAAGGGATGGTGGCGGGACGCCCAGCCGCGGTGAAGGTGGAGTGCCAGTTAAAGAAGACAGCGACAGTCCGAACGTCCCGCTGCCAGCTCCGGGAGGTGTGGTGGAGCTACTCACCCCTGAGGAGGTGGACACAGACGGGCTGCCCAGCAGAGAGCCGTTGCCTGGGTGTGGGTGCCCCAGCAGTGGGTTAGGAGGAGGCGCAGGTACAGAGAGAAGACGCCCCTGCTCCAGGAGACGCAGAATGTTGCATGTGGCGAGGGATTCGGAGGTGGACGATGAGCGCTTGTCTGTGTCCTTGGTCTGGTCCTTCTTCTGTTTGGTGCGGCGGTTTTGGAACCACACTTTCACCTGCCAAACAAGAGCGAACATTGTTATGCACCTTATTTTTGTTGGATGCATAAGACTTTGGAATTACCccaattttttaattcattcattcattgtccttcagcttagtcctttatttatcaggggttgcgacagtggaattaaccgccaactattctaagATACAATTTACGCAGTACATGCccatccagtactgggaaaaacccatacactctcacatttacacactcactcatacactatggccaattttattcattcattttcttttgcagcttagtccctttattaatctggggtcaccacagtggaatgaaccaccaacttacccagcaaatgttttacgcagcggatgcccttttaactgcaacccatcactgggaaacatccacacacactcattcacacacatacactacggacaatttagttcatccaaatcacctatagtgtatgtgtttggactgtggaggaaaccggagcaactggaggaaacccacaccaacacgtggagaacatgcaaaatccatacagaaataccaactggcccagccgggactcaaaccagcgaccttcatgctgtaaggtgacagtgctaagcactgagccaataaaataatttgaaataaaagCATATGCTAAAATATTCGAAATAAATGTATGCTAAAAATTGTATGTATAACTAGCTAACAATTTATGTCCTGGGAACATTTTCCTAACATTCTGTTTTGGTTGTGGGAATGGTGATTTAAAATCATGTCTGCATAAAGTTGCCTGAATGTTTTTGTAAGGTTAGcatagaccagggatgggcaaactcgatcctggagggccggtgtccctgcatagttttgcaccaaccctaatcaaacacacctgcttgtagctttctagtgatcttgaagacactaattagggtgttcaggtgtgtttgattagtgttggagcaaaagtctgcagggacaccagccctcgaggatcgagtttgcccatgcctggcatAGACTGAAAAAAATTGTCCATTGTATTTCCaatattttttaaaggtaagtggttgcaaacaatttatatgggctgaatttaaacaaagaaattaagccgaacattactacatttaatttgtttaagttcagcctgtataaattgtttgcaaccacttacctttaaaaaatgttggaaatacaatggaccatttttttcagtgtaacattCCTGCAATGCTCTTTCCACCTAAATCCTCCCAAAATGAAAACGTTCTATGAGCATCAATATGGAACATTCCAAAAATGTTCAAATGCTGACAGAATATTTAAAGGTTAGCATAACGTTCTTTTCTACCTAAATCTACCTAAAATGTTGTGTTCTCTAAACTGTTCTAATTGTGTTCTTTTCAACATTAGTAGAACATTCATCATGTAGAAATAATGTAAAAAGAACATCATACTAATAATGTTTTCTATCAACATTACGAGAACGTTTTCTAATTAGTAATAATGCTATGAGAATGTtctataaatgttattttaaaaatgttttgtttaacatTCAGACAGTTTTTGAAGGAATGCTAGTTGTGGGAACGTTCCCAGTTAGCTGGATAGAAATATTGTAAAACTGTAACTTTGTGAAATTATATCACAATTTGAAATGACTGTTTTCtcttttaatgtttgttattttatttaattagataCTTTAAAGCTTATAGTATTTAATCTCAGGTgtttcttcagaaatcattcaaattCTATTTTTCTCAAacatttcttcttcttattattataaatataaaaaacaactactgctatatatattttatagccaCCGTGACATATTTATTTGATATGTGCTACGTTCTTTATAATATACTGACACGGTGCTCACttgttattatttttcaattaatattaataatgttaaaactgCAATATTTTAATACAACTATTACAACTGCTTTCTaactttcagcatcattactccagttttgAGTGTCAAATGATGATTCAAAAACTagtttattttgttgaatttgtATTAAATTGAAAATCAGTTTAAAAAGCATCTTTAGTTattaatttaatgcatctttCCTGAATATTCTGACTTTTAAACTGCAGTGCATCTTGTttttcacaaaacaaataaaacattgagaagtgaagtttatttataaactaatttcgagaggagcacatgcttatgattgatcatggctggtgATTCCTAACtctctataaataaccagagtttcttactttAGTTAtcttccccccttccacccctactcctccatgTTTACCTttatagggtggcatggtggcccagtggttagcactgttgccttacagcaagaatgtcactggttcaaatccttaacaggctagttgtcgtttctgtgcggagtttgcgtgttctccccgtgctccTTCAGTCCGGAGACATGTGTCATGGGTGATTTGAGCAATATAAATTAGCAATATAGTCGAGCTCTTAACTAGCAGTATATCTACATATAGCAATTTATAATCTGTCATCAGCTCTAAATAAGggaggagttctcgagatctacctgagctcaaactcccctctcaccctgcaaagggcagggagccccaggctcgaggattttatgagctcagggctctctcccggaacaaactttataatcaatcatcagctaagtgtgaactcttgaattgaatatataaaaaaatgaacaccaaaatgtatatattttttaatttgtgagatttttggggaaaaaaatctgcCTCGGCAAAAGTCACTAATAAATAGACCCACACAGAACCTACgtgcgcagaaatctgcagatttttgagcccatcatccaatctatttatttatgtgaatGTTTTTATATTGAATACTATGCTAATGTTTAGATAAATCATGCACAATACAAtttgtctaataatattttctgCCTTTGTAGTGGATGTATTATATGAGTG harbors:
- the vax2 gene encoding ventral anterior homeobox 2, with amino-acid sequence MFDQATSMGDGIAEDRNHCGSNSLCRDRGRESKSRTEVGNRSPVQSSTDTPGTSASTPTSSSEDGHDKLLGVDPDYCRRILVRDAKGTIREIVLPKGLDLDRPKRTRTSFTAEQLYRLELEFQRCQYVVGRERTELARQLNLSETQVKVWFQNRRTKQKKDQTKDTDKRSSSTSESLATCNILRLLEQGRLLSVPAPPPNPLLGHPHPGNGSLLGSPSVSTSSGVSSSTTPPGAGSGTFGLSLSSLTGTPPSPRLGVPPPSLCFTMPLLSGAHHELPSGYGCGTSAFEPYMRIERKDGELGGKKTVS